In Methanoregula formicica SMSP, the DNA window ATCTCGTTTTTTCACCGGATTACATGAAAAAAATATGCATTTATTCTGATGGTGTGATATAATGGTTTATCAAACGATAATCCAATCAAAAAACGAAATCAAATATACAATGATTCATAATGACGGTGGGATAAATGCGTTATAACAGATCGATCCTGATACTCCTGATTATCCTGGCACTTTCCTGTTGTATCCAGGGAGCCCTTGTCGAGGCCGGGGCCCCGCCTTATCCCCGCATGAGTTCTTCAACATAGGATTGATACAGAATTTCTAAAAACCCCCCCGGACCTTGATTTAACCACTTCAAGTAATATTGACAACTACACTCCATTTTTCGTTATGATTCACGGAGACCGACTGATACCAGATAGAACCACCAATAAAATTTATCAGATGGAAAAAAGGATCAGAATTACCCCCTCAAAGCCAGACTTTTCTCTCGTTAATACATTGTATCCAATCGGAAATGGGTCCCTGATCGTCCCAAAATATAATTTTACCTGGGAGAGCCCACGGATAAGAGATATTCAAAACACGAATATCCATTATATTCCCCGGAAAATTCCAGAAAAAACGGCGATATTTGCCCGATATAATGCATCTGATAAAACACGTGTATCCGTCTCCTTCTCACTTCAGGGACGAAACACCTGGAAGCAGGGGTATGATGACTGGGTAGGAAATACTTATTCAGAATTTTTCTCAGGATATTACACCGGGCCGCAAAGCGGATGGAGATCTATTCACGGGGAGATGCAATTGCTGGATGGAATATATCCGAATCCCGCACATCCCGAGTGGCAGAAAACCCTGAACCGGACCGGGAATAATTAGAAACCACTTGAAATGAGAGCGCTTGTGAAAACCCCGAACCCAAAAATTTTCCAAGCCGTTAATACTGGTAATCCTCGTTCTGCTTTTGCAACTCATTACGGCCAGATGTATTACTGATCTGGATCCACGGATGTTTTTTCCAATTACGGTTATGGTATCAAAATTCAAGCGAATAATTCAATACGGGAATTGCTGGGTGGGGATTTTCAGATAGTTTTAATTTCTCGCGGTGAGGATGACCTATTGAGGTGAACGAACGTGTGTACTGTTGGTGGCGGCCCCACCGGTGACCTGAATTTCGACGAGAGGGTAAAGGGGAAGAACTACCGTTGCAATGACTGTGGCGAAAAGTTCGAGAGCGTCAGCAAGAAACCCATCTGTTCCAGCTGCCAGTCTGATAATGTGACGGCAATCTGATACTATGATCGTGCCGCTCAAGGATGAGTTCCTGCTCATCTCCGGCACCCGTTCTTTTCTCCTGGCTGCCAAAGCAAACGCCCTCTTTGCTATCCGTATCGAGACTCCTGATAAAGAATACAGCCAGACCATCGAGCCTTCGGATATCATCGTAGTCTCGGCTCCGGAAGGAGGAGCATTGGAGCCGGCCTTCATGCTCACCGAATTCGTCAGGACGTACCGTATGCCCCTGATCGTCCTGCCAAAGGACCACCCGGGCTCGAAACGGTTCTCGTACCTGGTGTGTGTCGGGCCGCTCATCACCACCAATTGCTCTATCCGGCGGGGAACCCATCCGGAGCAGCACCTGGTCTGCTCCAGCGACGAGCTTGCAGGGATCACTCTCAAGGCCCATTCCGAGGGTGTTGAGATCGTGGACCTCCCGGAAGGTGCCACGCACCGGTATGTCAATTTCCGGGTATTAACCGGTTAACTTCCCCCGGTTGACAATGCCGGTGTGGGGTTGTTCCCCGATTTCCGGGTAGCAGGCAAAATAAAAATCCCCAGCGAGTGTTTGCGGTAAAAAGACAATAAAACGCTATTTTCGTCTTCTCCAGTAAAATAGCAATACATATATGGCTTTTTTTACCTATTATTGTACTTGCCGTGAGAGGAGGGTTGGATGAAAACTGAGGTCCTGAACGACATCAAGAAAGCTGAAAATGACCACTTGTCCACGATCAGCAAGGCCCAGGAAGAGAAGAAACAGCGACATTCCCAGGCCGAACTTGAGGCGGACAATCTGGTAACCAAAGCGCAGAGCAATGCAGAACAGTACAAAAAGCTGAAACTGGAAGAAGCACGGCACCAGGCGGCACTTAAGCACGCTGAAATCATCAAAAGCGGTAATCAGCGCGCAGCGGCACTGAAAGCAAAAGGGGAACAGAACCTCTCAAAGGCAGTGCAGCTGCTGGTTTTGCGGTTTAAGGAGCAGCTGCATGTTAAAGCCTAAGCAGATGAGCCGGCTCTTCATCGCCGCGTCACGGGACCAGATGACTCCCGTTGTCGCGGAGCTCTACCGCCACCACCTGTTCCATATCGAGGAATATGTCGAAGGCGGCAAAGCAGGCTATGAGGGCTTTAAGATTGGTACGCCACTTCCCGGGGCAAGCGAAGTATCCGTTGATCTGCTGAAGATCCGGGCAATCGAGAACGCCGTCTCCATCAATGCAGACGACATGGATCCGGCACAGTCCGGCACAAGGGCCGAACTGAAGGCACGGATCGAACGGGAGCTGCCGGTTCTTGCAAACGAAGTCGAGGAGCTGACGCAGAAACGCGGAAAATTCGAGAACAGGGTCAAGGAGTTCGAGCAGAAGATCGCCGAGATCACCCCGTTTGCAGACATCGCGGCCGATCTTTCCGTGTACCGCGGGTACCGGGATTTTACCGTCTACGCCGGCTACGTTGCAAAGGAAGTGTCCCTCTCCGTTCCGAATGAGATGCAGTTTGTCAAGGGGAAGGAGAAGAACTTCGTTGTTATCGTTGCCCCGTCAGCACAGAAGGGCGAAACCGAGCGGGCCCTGCAGGAAGCAGCATTCCAGTCAGTCCAGATCCCTGATGAGACCGGTTTCCCGAAGGAACGGATCAGCTATTACCTGGAGCAGGTTGCAGCCCTGAACAAGGAGATTGCCGGACTTTCGGCAAAACTCGATGCGGTCCGGCAGCAGCATGCCGGGTTCATGGTGGCCTGCGAGGAGTATCTCAGGGCAGAGGCCGAGCAGTCCGAGGCCCCGCTCCGGTTTGCGACAACAAAGCAGACCTTTGTTGCAGAAGGCTGGGTACCCTCGGAGAAGGTCGGGGAGATCAGCGCGGCACTCGTGAAAGCGACCGGCGGCAGGATCCTTGTCGAGGTATTGCCCACGGATCCCGAGCACGACAATGTGCCCGTTGAGTACAACAATCCGGATTTTGCCAAGCCGGCGCAGATGCTCATGGATATCTATTCCCGGC includes these proteins:
- a CDS encoding V-type ATP synthase subunit I encodes the protein MLKPKQMSRLFIAASRDQMTPVVAELYRHHLFHIEEYVEGGKAGYEGFKIGTPLPGASEVSVDLLKIRAIENAVSINADDMDPAQSGTRAELKARIERELPVLANEVEELTQKRGKFENRVKEFEQKIAEITPFADIAADLSVYRGYRDFTVYAGYVAKEVSLSVPNEMQFVKGKEKNFVVIVAPSAQKGETERALQEAAFQSVQIPDETGFPKERISYYLEQVAALNKEIAGLSAKLDAVRQQHAGFMVACEEYLRAEAEQSEAPLRFATTKQTFVAEGWVPSEKVGEISAALVKATGGRILVEVLPTDPEHDNVPVEYNNPDFAKPAQMLMDIYSRPKYTEVDPTLMLAIVFPIFFGLILGDVGYGLILLVMWFFLRKMMKGEDGQMFMTVLRNACISSIIFGVLFNEFLGFELTQLVEWASGVGGFPNLIHGYAGLMPSRHLLIGSTEPGAHGPAIPILMMMAIWIGILHITLGRVLGMYNHAKQDHGEHRMKAVMANFGWLAVMWGILVAIWSNVVMPLMPDLTGLPAVAMGFNIGTFAGAALILAGVLFIARESVLEVIELPTIISHVLSYARLVAVGLSSVAIAMVTNYMSIGMFINPGMKELSLVGIVMILVGLVIFLLGHALNTALGILGGGLHSIRLHYVEFFTKFYKGGGMKYVPFGMKRRFTEE